In Juglans regia cultivar Chandler chromosome 5, Walnut 2.0, whole genome shotgun sequence, the following are encoded in one genomic region:
- the LOC109007348 gene encoding hydroxyproline O-arabinosyltransferase PLENTY-like — translation MIGRKNTGRASPVLLVLLALGFFFASYNFLSIVIHNKASNSGSWVADRLDWFDPIIGIPEKVKRSRDFNSKFHVALTATDASYSQWQCRIMYYWYKKVKEMPGSDMGEFTRILHSGSPDKLMEEIPTFVVDPLPEGLDRGYVVLNRPWAFVQWLEKAKIEEEYILMAEPDHIFVNPLPNLADGIQPAGFPFFYIKPAEHEKIIRKFYPEENGPVADIDPIGNSPVIIKKSSLEEIAPTWVNVSLRMKDDPETDKAFGWVLEMYAYAVASALHDVRHILRKDFMLQPPWDLNVGKKFIIHYTYGCDYNSKGELTYGKVGEWRFDKRSYLTSPPPRNLSLPPPGVPESVVRLVKMVNEATSNIPGWETLTSG, via the exons ATGATTGGAAGGAAAAACACGGGACGTGCATCTCCGGTACTTTTGGTGCTTTTGGCGCTTGGATTTTTCTTTGCAAGCTATAATTTTTTGTCTATCGTAATACACAACAAAGCTTCCAATTCGGGGAGTTGGGTGGCAGACAGATTGGACTGGTTTGATCCCATCATTGGGATACCTGAGAAGGTGAAGAGATCAAGGGATTTTAATTCAAAGTTTCACGTTGCCCTTACGGCAACGGATGCTTCTTATAGCCAATGGCAGTGTCGGATTATGTATTACTGGTATAAGAAGGTCAAAGAAATGCCTGGATCAGACATGGGAGAGTTTACCCGAATTTTGCATTCTGGAAGTCCAGACAAGTTGATGGAGGAAATTCCTACTTTCGTGGTTGATCCTCTTCCAGAGGGCTTGGATCGG GGTTATGTTGTTCTAAATAGACCATGGGCTTTTGTGCAATGGCTGGAAAAAGCAAAAATTGAAGAAGA ATACATTCTAATGGCAGAGCCTGATCATATATTTGTAAACCCTCTACCTAACTTGGCAGATGGAATCCAACCAGCAGGGTTTCCTTTTTTCTACATTAAACCAGCCGAGCATGAGAAAATAATTCGGAAATTTTATCCAGAGGAGAATGGTCCTGTGGCTGATATTGATCCAATTGGCAATTCTCctgtaattataaaaaag TCATCACTGGAGGAAATTGCTCCCACATGGGTGAATGTTTCCTTGAGAATGAAAGATGATCCAGAGACTGATAAGGCTTTTGGATGGGTGCTTGAAAT GTATGCATATGCTGTAGCGTCTGCATTGCATGATGTGCGCCATATTCTTCGTAAAGACTTTATGTTGCAG CCTCCATGGGATCTGAATGTGGGAAAGAAGTTCATCATCCATTATACTTATGGATGTGACTATAATTCAAAG GGAGAACTAACATATGGAAAGGTTGGAGAATGGCGTTTTGACAAGAGATCATATCTTACTAGTCCTCCACCAAGAAACCTCTCCTTACCCCCTCCAGGAGTTCCTGAAAGTGTG GTGAGACTCGTAAAGATGGTGAATGAGGCTACATCAAATATTCCCGGGTGGGAGACATTAACTAGCGGCTGA
- the LOC109007347 gene encoding protein SMG7, protein MMIEQMDKMSTPTSREHAQRLYEKNVELENRRRRSAQARIPSDPNAWQQMRENYEAIILEDHVFSEQHSIEYALWQLHYRRIEELRQHFSATLATAGSNTSQGVKGPARPDRIAKIRMQFKAFLSEATGFYHDLILKIRAKYGLPLGYFSEDSDNRIVMEKDGKKSTEMRKGLISCHRCLIYLGDLARYKGLYGEGDSKSREYAAASSYYLQASSLWPSSGNPHHQLAILASYSGDELLTVYRYFRSLAVDSPFSTARDNLIVAFEKNRQTYSQLSEDVKASAIKESPVRLTGKGKGKGDVKLASKDTNSEGSQVKDGASTGPETYKSFCVRFVRLNGILFTRTSLETFAEVLSLVSSGLCELLTSGPQEELNFGADALENGLLIVRLISILIFTVHNVRKEAEGQSYSEIVQRAVLLQNAFTAVFELMGHILERCVQLHDPSSSYLLPGILVFVEWLACCPDVATGSDADEKQETVRSRFWNNCISFLNKLLSNKAMSIDDDEDETCFNNTSRYEEEETENRLALWEDLELRGFLPLLPAQTILDFSRKHSFGVDGNKEKVARVRRILAAGKHLANVVRVDQEPMRFDSKVKKFIIGVEPQTTNGCMFTTTYGAMPPTNSMMYEKKLEKTKNLGIPQQNPELEGEEEDEVIVFKPTVSERRSDAIGLEWAPYEGLNPDLNVSTNDMKFLGSSVSAPLGNLRQQIALDSGSQVPLSVANMVPQHPQPIQSYASKWSVEEESVLSNGLKGLRFPENGHLMKSEHQDNGIFTPVHSASIQQAVSANNGSMSYGHTKAPEPFISKIDAFPLSGVMSDNLAVKTSSASVAGTRRSPVGRPIRHLGPPPGFNPVRPKQVNELVSGSDLVSEIPVMDDYSWLDGYQLPSSRKGSGSNSSINYPSYSNAQHINISNGSSGTVNFPFPGKQLPIMPFSVENQKGWQEYQTLEQLNLHHEQQLQQQHNPINGNQQFTRLPEQYQGQSIWTGRYFV, encoded by the exons ATGATGATTGAACAGATGGATAAAATGTCCACTCCAACATCTAGGGAGCATGCCCAACGTCTTTATGAGAAG AATGTGGAATTGGAAAATAGGCGTCGAAGGTCAGCCCAGGCACGCATCCCATCAGATCCGAATGCTTGGCAACAGATGCGTGAGAATTATGAAGCAATAATTCTTGAGGATCATGTTTTCTCTGAGCAGCACAGCATTGAATATGCTCTTTGGCAGTTACACTACAGGAGAATTGAGGAATTGAGACAACACTTTAGTGCTACTTTAGCAACTGCAGGCTCAAACACATCTCAGGGTGTGAAAGGCCCTGCTCGACCTGATCGAATTGCAAAAATAAGAATGCAATTCAAAGCTTTCCTTTCAGAAGCAACTGGCTTTTACCACGATCTTATTTTGAAAATCCGAGCTAAGTATGGCCTTCCTCTGGGTTATTTCTCTGAGGATTCAGACAACCGAATTGTTATGGAGAAAGATGGGAAGAAATCTACTGAAATGAGAAAAGGTCTGATATCTTGTCACCGTTGCTTGATATATTTGGGTGACCTTGCACGTTATAAAGGACTATATGGGGAGGGTGACTCTAAAAGTCGGGAGTATGCTGCAGCTTCAAGTTACTATTTGCAAGCTTCATCTCTGTGGCCATCAAGTGGGAATCCCCATCATCAG CTTGCTATATTGGCTTCCTATTCGGGGGACGAGCTATTGACAGTTTATCGATATTTTCGGAGTCTGGCAGTGGATAGTCCCTTCTCAACAGCAAGGGATAACTTGATCGTTGCATTTGAGaag AATCGTCAGACTTACTCTCAACTATCCGAGGATGTCAAAGCTTCTGCGATCAAGGAATCTCCTGTGCGGTTGACTGGCAAGGGAAAAGGGAAAGGGGATGTGAAACTTGCATCAAAAGATACAAACTCAGAAGGCAGCCAAGTAAAGGACGGAGCATCCACTGGGCCTGAGACATATAAATCCTTTTGCGTTCGGTTTGTTCGTCTAAATGGAATTCTTTTCACACGCACAAG CCTGGAGACATTTGCAGAAGTTCTCTCTTTGGTTAGCAGTGGTTTATGTGAACTTCTGACTTCTGGGCCACAAGAAGAGCTGAATTTTGGTGCTGATGCTCTTGAGAATGGACTTCTCATTGTTAGACTTATCTCCATTCTTATATTCACAGTTCATAATGTAAGAAAGGAGGCTGAAGGTCAATCATATTCGGAAATTGTACAGCGTGCTGTTCTACTTCAGAATGCATTTACTGCTGTTTTTGAGTTGATGGGACACATTCTAGAGAGATGTGTGCAGCTGCATGATCCTTCTTCAAGTTACCTCTTACCTGGCATTCTGGTATTTGTAGAATGGCTGGCGTGTTGTCCAGATGTTGCAACAGGCAGTGATGCAGACGAAAAACAGGAAACTGTTAGATCAAGATTTTGGAACAATTGCATATCTTTCTTGAATAAGCTCTTGTCAAATAAGGCGATGTccattgatgatgatgaagatgagactTGTTTTAATAACACAAGCAGGTATGAAGAAGAGGAAACTGAAAATCGGCTTGCTTTGTGGGAGGACTTGGAGTTAAGAGGATTCTTGCCACTACTTCCCGCACAAACAATTTTGGATTTTTCGAGGAAGCATTCCTTTGGAGTTGATGGCAATAAGGAAAAAGTAGCCCGTGTTAGAAGGATCCTAGCTGCAGGGAAGCATCTTGCAAATGTGGTTAGAGTTGATCAAGAACCAATGCGTTTTGATTCGAAggttaagaaatttattatcgGTGTTGAGCCTCAAACCACAAATGGTTGCATGTTTACTACCACCTATGGGGCCATGCCTCCTACAAATAGTATGATGTATGAAAAGAAGTTGGAGAAAACAAAGAATCTGGGCATTCCGCAGCAAAATCCTGAATTAGAAGGGGAAGAGGAGGATGAGGTAATAGTTTTTAAGCCTACAGTGTCTGAGAGGCGGTCTGATGCGATTGGTCTGGAATGGGCCCCGTATGAGGGCCTGAATCCTGATCTAAATGTTTCTACAAATGATATGAAGTTTCTTGGCAGTTCTGTTTCAGCCCCTCTAGGGAATCTTCGGCAGCAGATTGCTCTTGATTCGGGTTCACAAGTTCCTCTATCTGTTGCTAATATGGTCCCCCAGCATCCTCAACCAATTCAATCTTATGCTTCAAAGTGGTCAGTGGAAGAGGAATCCGTTCTTTCTAACGGCTTGAAAGGTCTAAGGTTTCCGGAGAATGGACATCTAATGAAATCTGAGCACCAGGACAATGGCATATTCACTCCTGTCCATTCAGCTTCCATCCAGCAAGCTGTCAGTGCCAATAATGGCAGTATGTCTTACGGTCATACAAAAGCTCCAGAACCTTTCATATCTAAGATTGATGCTTTTCCGTTGTCTGGGGTGATGTCGGACAATTTGGCTGTGAAAACATCATCAGCTTCAGTTGCTGGTACAAGAAGAAGTCCAGTTGGTCGGCCTATTAGGCACCTTGGGCCCCCACCTGGTTTTAACCCTGTTCGCCCTAAACAAGTGAATGAACTTGTTTCTGGGTCAGATTTGGTGAGTGAGATACCAGTAATGGATGATTATAGCTGGTTGGATGGGTATCAGTTGCCATCATCAAGGAAAGGCTCTGGGTCAAATAGTTCCATCAATTACCCATCTTATTCTAATGCCCAGCACATCAATATCAGCAATGGCTCGAGTGGGACTGTCAACTTTCCATTTCCTGGAAAACAACTTCCAATTATGCCTTTCTCAGTGGAAAACCAAAAGGGCTGGCAAGAATACCAGACCCTTGAACAGCTAAATCTGCACCATGAACAGCAGTTGCAGCAACAGCATAACCCCATCAATGGAAATCAGCAATTCACTCGGCTGCCTGAGCAATATCAAGGACAGTCCATCTGGACAGGTCGTTACTTCGTGTGA